A stretch of Patagioenas fasciata isolate bPatFas1 chromosome 4, bPatFas1.hap1, whole genome shotgun sequence DNA encodes these proteins:
- the CHRNA9 gene encoding neuronal acetylcholine receptor subunit alpha-9 isoform X3 has protein sequence MSYSLWEAFWKPHLGEPRRTTLVESAKGKYAHMLFNELFEDYSNALRPVEDTDKVLNVTLQITLSQIKDMDERNQILSAYLWIRQSWYDAYLKWDKDKYDGLDSIRIPSNLVWRPDIVLYNKADDDFSEPVNTNVVLRYDGKITWDAPAITKSSCVVDVSYFPFDSQQCNLTFGSWTYNGNQVDIINSLDSGDLSDFVEDVEWEIHGMPAVKNVITYGCCSEPYPDVTFTLILKRKSSFYIFNLLLPCILISFLAPLGFYLPADSGEKVSLGVTVLLALTVFQLMVAEIMPPSENVPLIGKYYIATMTMITASTALTIIIMNLHHCGSEAKPVPQWARVVILDYMSKIFFVYDVGENCTSPKREKEEECKLEGDDGFQRRHKEIRGHLSSRNDDCDLKEKLNGNLNKSYGVHGENVRETVDCCSCYKMLIKNIEYIANCVRDHKANRAKGIEWKKVAKVMDRFFMWIFFIMVFFMSVLIIGKAA, from the exons ATGAGCTATTCTCTATGGGAAGCTTTCTGGAAACCACATCTCGGGGAGCCCAGGAGAACAACAC TTGTAGAATCAGCCAAAGGAAAATATGCTCACATGCTGTTTAATGAACTGTTTGAAGACTACTCAAATGCTCTGAGACCAGTGGAAGACACAGATAAAGTACTGAATGTCACTCTTCAGATCACATTGTCCCAAATTAAAGACATG GATGAAAGGAACCAAATTTTGTCAGCTTACTTATGGATTCGACAAAGCTGGTATGATGCATACCTCAAATGGGACAAAGATAAATATGATGGATTGGATTCTATCAGGATTCCAAGCAATTTGGTTTGGAGACCAGATATTGTCCTATATAACAA GGCTGATGATGACTTTTCAGAACCAGTGAATACTAATGTTGTGTTGAGATATGATGGAAAAATCACTTGGGATGCACCTGCTATCACAAAGAGCTCATGTGTAGTGGATGTATCTTATTTTCCTTTTGACAGCCAGCAGTGCAATCTTACATTTGGGTCCTGGACCTATAATGGTAATCAGGTAGACATCATCAATTCTCTTGATAGTGGTGACCTCTCTGACTTTGTGGAAGATGTGGAATGGGAGATTCATGGCATGCCAGCAGTTAAGAATGTCATTACTTACGGCTGCTGCTCTGAGCCTTATCCAGATGTCACCTTCACACTAATTTTGAAAAGGAAGTCTTCATTCTACATATTTAATCTGTTGCTACCTTGCATTTTGATCTCTTTCCTGGCCCCACTAGGATTCTATCTCCCTGCAGATTCTGGGGAAAAAGTATCTCTGGGTGTTACGGTTCTTCTTGCTCTGACCGTGTTCCAGCTGATGGTTGCAGAGATCATGCCTCCCTCTGAAAACGTACCTTTGATAG GGAAATATTACATAGCAACTATGACCATGATCACAGCTTCTACTGCATTGACGATCATTATAATGAATCTTCATCACTGTGGCTCAGAAGCAAAGCCTGTTCCACAATGGGCCAGGGTGGTTATTTTGGACTACATGTCAAAAATCTTTTTTGTTTATGATGTGGGTGAAAATTGCACAAGtccaaaaagggagaaagaagaagaatgTAAGTTAGAAGGGGATGATGGGTTTCAGAGGAGGCACAAAGAGATAAGGGGTCACCTTTCCAGTAGGAATGATGACTGTGATCTCAAAGAGAAGCTCAATGGAAATTTGAATAAAAGCTATGGAGTTCATGGTGAAAATGTTAGGGAGACTGTTGACTGCTGTTCCTGTTACAAAATGCTGATTAAAAACATTGAGTATATTGCTAATTGTGTTCGAGACCATAAAGCAAACCGGGCCAAAGGAATTGAGTGGAAGAAAGTCGCAAAAGTGATGGACAGGTTtttcatgtggattttttttatcATGGTGTTTTTTATGAGCGTACTGATCATTGGGAAAGCAGCTTAA
- the CHRNA9 gene encoding neuronal acetylcholine receptor subunit alpha-9 isoform X1 has protein sequence MSCSTAPFWEMMALLAREPGMEWLQLGLAGQAAPFPHRARGAACWTEVVAQPGGSGERGAAVAVVESAKGKYAHMLFNELFEDYSNALRPVEDTDKVLNVTLQITLSQIKDMDERNQILSAYLWIRQSWYDAYLKWDKDKYDGLDSIRIPSNLVWRPDIVLYNKADDDFSEPVNTNVVLRYDGKITWDAPAITKSSCVVDVSYFPFDSQQCNLTFGSWTYNGNQVDIINSLDSGDLSDFVEDVEWEIHGMPAVKNVITYGCCSEPYPDVTFTLILKRKSSFYIFNLLLPCILISFLAPLGFYLPADSGEKVSLGVTVLLALTVFQLMVAEIMPPSENVPLIGKYYIATMTMITASTALTIIIMNLHHCGSEAKPVPQWARVVILDYMSKIFFVYDVGENCTSPKREKEEECKLEGDDGFQRRHKEIRGHLSSRNDDCDLKEKLNGNLNKSYGVHGENVRETVDCCSCYKMLIKNIEYIANCVRDHKANRAKGIEWKKVAKVMDRFFMWIFFIMVFFMSVLIIGKAA, from the exons ATGTCGTGCAGTACCGCGCCCTTCTGGGAGATGATGGCTCTGCTGGCCCGGGAGCCAGGCATGGAGTGGCTACAGCTGGGCCTTGCTGGGCAAGCAGCCCCCTTCCCGCATCGCGCGCGAGGAGCAGCGTGTTGGACCGAGGTGGTGGCGCAGCCCGGCGGCTCCGGGGAACGCGGCGCGGCGGTGGCCG TTGTAGAATCAGCCAAAGGAAAATATGCTCACATGCTGTTTAATGAACTGTTTGAAGACTACTCAAATGCTCTGAGACCAGTGGAAGACACAGATAAAGTACTGAATGTCACTCTTCAGATCACATTGTCCCAAATTAAAGACATG GATGAAAGGAACCAAATTTTGTCAGCTTACTTATGGATTCGACAAAGCTGGTATGATGCATACCTCAAATGGGACAAAGATAAATATGATGGATTGGATTCTATCAGGATTCCAAGCAATTTGGTTTGGAGACCAGATATTGTCCTATATAACAA GGCTGATGATGACTTTTCAGAACCAGTGAATACTAATGTTGTGTTGAGATATGATGGAAAAATCACTTGGGATGCACCTGCTATCACAAAGAGCTCATGTGTAGTGGATGTATCTTATTTTCCTTTTGACAGCCAGCAGTGCAATCTTACATTTGGGTCCTGGACCTATAATGGTAATCAGGTAGACATCATCAATTCTCTTGATAGTGGTGACCTCTCTGACTTTGTGGAAGATGTGGAATGGGAGATTCATGGCATGCCAGCAGTTAAGAATGTCATTACTTACGGCTGCTGCTCTGAGCCTTATCCAGATGTCACCTTCACACTAATTTTGAAAAGGAAGTCTTCATTCTACATATTTAATCTGTTGCTACCTTGCATTTTGATCTCTTTCCTGGCCCCACTAGGATTCTATCTCCCTGCAGATTCTGGGGAAAAAGTATCTCTGGGTGTTACGGTTCTTCTTGCTCTGACCGTGTTCCAGCTGATGGTTGCAGAGATCATGCCTCCCTCTGAAAACGTACCTTTGATAG GGAAATATTACATAGCAACTATGACCATGATCACAGCTTCTACTGCATTGACGATCATTATAATGAATCTTCATCACTGTGGCTCAGAAGCAAAGCCTGTTCCACAATGGGCCAGGGTGGTTATTTTGGACTACATGTCAAAAATCTTTTTTGTTTATGATGTGGGTGAAAATTGCACAAGtccaaaaagggagaaagaagaagaatgTAAGTTAGAAGGGGATGATGGGTTTCAGAGGAGGCACAAAGAGATAAGGGGTCACCTTTCCAGTAGGAATGATGACTGTGATCTCAAAGAGAAGCTCAATGGAAATTTGAATAAAAGCTATGGAGTTCATGGTGAAAATGTTAGGGAGACTGTTGACTGCTGTTCCTGTTACAAAATGCTGATTAAAAACATTGAGTATATTGCTAATTGTGTTCGAGACCATAAAGCAAACCGGGCCAAAGGAATTGAGTGGAAGAAAGTCGCAAAAGTGATGGACAGGTTtttcatgtggattttttttatcATGGTGTTTTTTATGAGCGTACTGATCATTGGGAAAGCAGCTTAA
- the CHRNA9 gene encoding neuronal acetylcholine receptor subunit alpha-9 isoform X2, producing MKRNSLSFSISLWLLFTAVMLQVVESAKGKYAHMLFNELFEDYSNALRPVEDTDKVLNVTLQITLSQIKDMDERNQILSAYLWIRQSWYDAYLKWDKDKYDGLDSIRIPSNLVWRPDIVLYNKADDDFSEPVNTNVVLRYDGKITWDAPAITKSSCVVDVSYFPFDSQQCNLTFGSWTYNGNQVDIINSLDSGDLSDFVEDVEWEIHGMPAVKNVITYGCCSEPYPDVTFTLILKRKSSFYIFNLLLPCILISFLAPLGFYLPADSGEKVSLGVTVLLALTVFQLMVAEIMPPSENVPLIGKYYIATMTMITASTALTIIIMNLHHCGSEAKPVPQWARVVILDYMSKIFFVYDVGENCTSPKREKEEECKLEGDDGFQRRHKEIRGHLSSRNDDCDLKEKLNGNLNKSYGVHGENVRETVDCCSCYKMLIKNIEYIANCVRDHKANRAKGIEWKKVAKVMDRFFMWIFFIMVFFMSVLIIGKAA from the exons ATGAAGAGAAATAGCCTGTCCTTTTCCATCTCTCTCTGGTTGCTGTTTACAGCAGTGATGCTTCAAG TTGTAGAATCAGCCAAAGGAAAATATGCTCACATGCTGTTTAATGAACTGTTTGAAGACTACTCAAATGCTCTGAGACCAGTGGAAGACACAGATAAAGTACTGAATGTCACTCTTCAGATCACATTGTCCCAAATTAAAGACATG GATGAAAGGAACCAAATTTTGTCAGCTTACTTATGGATTCGACAAAGCTGGTATGATGCATACCTCAAATGGGACAAAGATAAATATGATGGATTGGATTCTATCAGGATTCCAAGCAATTTGGTTTGGAGACCAGATATTGTCCTATATAACAA GGCTGATGATGACTTTTCAGAACCAGTGAATACTAATGTTGTGTTGAGATATGATGGAAAAATCACTTGGGATGCACCTGCTATCACAAAGAGCTCATGTGTAGTGGATGTATCTTATTTTCCTTTTGACAGCCAGCAGTGCAATCTTACATTTGGGTCCTGGACCTATAATGGTAATCAGGTAGACATCATCAATTCTCTTGATAGTGGTGACCTCTCTGACTTTGTGGAAGATGTGGAATGGGAGATTCATGGCATGCCAGCAGTTAAGAATGTCATTACTTACGGCTGCTGCTCTGAGCCTTATCCAGATGTCACCTTCACACTAATTTTGAAAAGGAAGTCTTCATTCTACATATTTAATCTGTTGCTACCTTGCATTTTGATCTCTTTCCTGGCCCCACTAGGATTCTATCTCCCTGCAGATTCTGGGGAAAAAGTATCTCTGGGTGTTACGGTTCTTCTTGCTCTGACCGTGTTCCAGCTGATGGTTGCAGAGATCATGCCTCCCTCTGAAAACGTACCTTTGATAG GGAAATATTACATAGCAACTATGACCATGATCACAGCTTCTACTGCATTGACGATCATTATAATGAATCTTCATCACTGTGGCTCAGAAGCAAAGCCTGTTCCACAATGGGCCAGGGTGGTTATTTTGGACTACATGTCAAAAATCTTTTTTGTTTATGATGTGGGTGAAAATTGCACAAGtccaaaaagggagaaagaagaagaatgTAAGTTAGAAGGGGATGATGGGTTTCAGAGGAGGCACAAAGAGATAAGGGGTCACCTTTCCAGTAGGAATGATGACTGTGATCTCAAAGAGAAGCTCAATGGAAATTTGAATAAAAGCTATGGAGTTCATGGTGAAAATGTTAGGGAGACTGTTGACTGCTGTTCCTGTTACAAAATGCTGATTAAAAACATTGAGTATATTGCTAATTGTGTTCGAGACCATAAAGCAAACCGGGCCAAAGGAATTGAGTGGAAGAAAGTCGCAAAAGTGATGGACAGGTTtttcatgtggattttttttatcATGGTGTTTTTTATGAGCGTACTGATCATTGGGAAAGCAGCTTAA